One Drosophila ananassae strain 14024-0371.13 chromosome XR, ASM1763931v2, whole genome shotgun sequence genomic window, ATGGATCAAGCTGTACAAAAAGGTAAGAACTTCTCCACCCCACAAGTTGGAGAGACCACTGGTGGATAGTGGATAGAGGCTAAGAACTACTTGTAAGGAACACTAACCGATCGATGGGTGAAGGCCATGTCTAAAATATTGTTTGTAACCTTTGCAACGACTGCCTGCGTAGCCCGAATCGCCGGCCATAAAGACCATTAAGTATTTGAAGCGCGTCAAGAAGTACGTGGACAAGAGGACGGCCGACAGCAACGGGATGAGCCAGGCGGAGACCAGcgaggaggacgacgacgCCGACGATATGGTGGGCTGCCACGCCGAGAACCAACACCAACCCGCAAGCCCCAGGCAGAACTCCCAGCTAGCTCCTTAGACCCTGCCCCCGAAGTCTAGATTTCGTAGCATCCTCTAGCCTTGCCTTAAGCTTAGTCCCAGGGAATCATAGCACCTACTATCTACTAATGATCtaattctaaatattcttttgTGTATTGTTTACTGCTGCACCCAAACTACAGACTGGATCAATGCCGTTTTCGACTTGGGTAACACTCAGCTCCTCGCACCTTAGCTACTTTCGTTTATGATTTGTTTCCATTTagttatttttctttatttggtTATAGTTTAAGCGTCAATTTGAGTGCGTATTCTAACTCTGCAGTGTCCTTTTCCCCCCACAGGTGATGAACCAGGACGTGAAGAAGGAGAACCCCTTGCAGTTCAGATTCCGCGCCAAGTTCTACCCAGAGGACGTGGCCGAGGAGCTGATCCAGGACATCACACTGCGCCTGTTCTACCTGCAGGTGAAGAATGCCATACTGACCGACGAGATCTACTGTCCGCCAGAGACGTCCGTGCTGCTCGCCTCCTACGCCGTGCAGGCGCGCCACGGGGACCACAACAAGACCACCCACACAGCCGGATTCCTGGCCAACGACCGCCTGCTGCCGCAGCGCGTCATCGACCAGCACAAGATGTCCAAGGACGAGTGGGAACAGTCGATCATGACCTGGTGGCAGGAGCACCGCAGCATGCTGCGCGAGGACGCCATGATGGAGTATCTGAAGATCGCCCAGGATCTGGAGATGTACGGCGTCAACTACTTCGAGATCCGCAACAAGAAGGGCACCGACCTCTGGCTGGGTGTCGATGCCCTCGGCCTGAACATCTACGAGCAGGACGACCGTCTGACGCCCAAGATCGGCTTCCCGTGGTCCGAGATCCGCAACATCTCCTTCTCGGAGAAGAAGTTCATCATCAAGCCGATCGACAAGAAGGCGCCGGACTTTATGTTCTTCGCCCCTCGCGTCCGCATCAACAAGCGCATCCTGGCCCTCTGCATGGGCAACCACGAGCTCTACATGCGCCGTCGCAAGCCGGACACCATCGATGTCCAGCAGATGAAGGCGCAGGCGCGCGAGGAAAAGAACGCCAAGCAGCAGGAGCGGTAGGTTTTTGTGGTCACTCATCAACTTTGGAACTTTGCTAATCATCCTAATTTGTTTTTCAGTGAGAAGCTCCAGCTGGCACTGGCTGCCCGCGAACGCGCCGAAAAGAAGCAACAGGAGTACGAGGACCGCCTGAAGCAGATGCAGGAGGAGATGGAGCGTTCGCAGCGTGACCTACTCGAGGCCCAGGAAATGATCCGGCGGCTGGAGGAGCAGCTCAAGCAGCTGCAGGCCGCCAAGGACGAGCTCGAGCTGCGCCAGAAGGAGCTGCAGTCGATGCTGCAGCGCCTCGAGGAGGCCAAGAACATGGAGGCCGTCGAGAAGGCCAAGCTCGAGGAGGAGATCATGGCCAAGCAGATGGAGGTGCAGCGCATCCAGGACGAGGTCAACGCCAAGGACGAGGAGACCAAGCGGCTGCAGGACGAGGTGGAGGAGGCCCGTCGCAAGCAGGTCAGTGCGGTAAATTGAAAACTATCCACCTTCCCAAAGAATCAGCAATAAATTCGAGTCGAATCTTGGACTTTCAGGCCGAGGCCGCCGCCGCTCTGCTGGCAGCGTCGACAACGCCGCAGCACCACCACGTGGCAGAGGACGAGAACGAGAACGAGGAGGAGCTGACGAACGGCGACGCCGGCGGCGACGTCTCCCGCGACCTGGACACAGACGAACATATCAAGGACCCCATCGAGGACAGGCGCACGCTGGCCGAGCGCAACGAGCGCTTGCACGACCAGCTGAAGGTAGGTCCAATGAGTTAGACTCCTCGTTTCACTAAGTATCACCATTCCCTTGATTCCGTTCCTGCAGGCCCTGAAACAGGATCTGGCGCAGTCGCGCGACGAGACGAAAGAGACGGCAAACGACAAGATCCATCGCGAGAACGTCCGCCAGGGTCGTGACAAGTACAAGACGCTCCGTGAGATCCGCAAGGGCAACACAAAGCGTCGCGTGGACCAGTTCGAGAACATGTAAGGCTCCTCCGGCttcggctccggctccggctccggctccaaCTCCGGCTGCCGCAGCTCCAGCCCAGTGCTGGAGAAGAGGGAGACAGAGGAGCTGAGGCTCCTCGAAATGAAAGAGAAAGATATAACTACAAATCAAGATAATATAAAAGAGATGGTGAAGAAGAAGCAACAAACATAATTCCGGTCGCAGCGACCTCCAACACTGCAACTATATCCCCCCCGGCCACACCCCGTCCCCTCTCGGAGAGGACCCTTCCTGCTAAGTTGAAAAAGCGAAAATATTAAGGATAATTATTGTTTGACCGCCGTTTTTGTCAAgtaaaaagagagagagatagagagagagcgctcgagaaggaggaggagagaGCTTGTATAGAGAAATCGAGAAGAATCAGCCAGATATACTTTACCTAACACCCCCACGCCCACACgcatattatatatatattgtataacCGACAAACACGGCCAGGACGACCAGAAGCAGAATCAAATAAGGACAATCGGAGAGCCAGAAACGAAAACACCatttttcccccaaaaataGAAAATCTACACATTTCTCCTTTTCCCAATGGATTCATAGAGAAAACGGACCGAATAGTAATGGAAAtcaaaacaacaataacaataacaacaacagaaacagcaacaaacaACAGTCTACTacaacaaataacaaaaaaaaaaacagaaaactatttgcatttttcccccgttataattattatttttattattatataattactatttttttttaaacttgtataattaaataagaacTTGATTAATTGTTTCTTAAATTAACTTGAGAGAgagcaacaaacaaaaatgagaagaaatatataaagtATTTTTCTCCCTTTaatctatttttgttttgaaagaaaaggaaagattcttaaaaaaagaaaacgcgaaaacaaacaaaaactattgtgaaaaaaaccaaacaaaaagtttttaaattaaacaataaaaatgtaaaacaaaACAAGCGACTGCGTTTTTTTGCGATTGCGTAGATGTTACATTGTTTTAAGAATGTTATAGTCAAATAATTAAGTAATTTTATCACTAAGCTTTTTCGGAAAAGTGTCAAGACTAAGCCAGACTTAGCAAGACATGCCACATTAAAGGTGCTTTTATAAATGAGCTTTTTGTCCGACTAAGATTTCGGATAAAAGCTATCTACAATTTGGCGAGTATAAAGCTGAAAGCTTTGTGTAAAAGATACAGTTCGCCTTGGAAGTATCTACTTGGGCTGAACTCTCTTACCAAGACTGGACTTTGTTACCAATAGCTTTCAATTTCAAATGTAACGTTAAGATTGAGTCCAATCCAAACTGAAAAGATATTAATTTATAGAGTCGTTTGGGTATTTTTACTAGCGCTTTATTAATGCAAATGT contains:
- the LOC6501887 gene encoding moesin/ezrin/radixin homolog 1 isoform X6, encoding MVVVSDSRVRLPRYGGVSVKRKTLNVRVTTMDAELEFAIQSTTTGKQLFDQVVKTIGLREVWFFGLQYTDSKGDSTWIKLYKKVMNQDVKKENPLQFRFRAKFYPEDVAEELIQDITLRLFYLQVKNAILTDEIYCPPETSVLLASYAVQARHGDHNKTTHTAGFLANDRLLPQRVIDQHKMSKDEWEQSIMTWWQEHRSMLREDAMMEYLKIAQDLEMYGVNYFEIRNKKGTDLWLGVDALGLNIYEQDDRLTPKIGFPWSEIRNISFSEKKFIIKPIDKKAPDFMFFAPRVRINKRILALCMGNHELYMRRRKPDTIDVQQMKAQAREEKNAKQQEREKLQLALAARERAEKKQQEYEDRLKQMQEEMERSQRDLLEAQEMIRRLEEQLKQLQAAKDELELRQKELQSMLQRLEEAKNMEAVEKAKLEEEIMAKQMEVQRIQDEVNAKDEETKRLQDEVEEARRKQAEAAAALLAASTTPQHHHVAEDENENEEELTNGDAGGDVSRDLDTDEHIKDPIEDRRTLAERNERLHDQLKALKQDLAQSRDETKETANDKIHRENVRQGRDKYKTLREIRKGNTKRRVDQFENM
- the LOC6501887 gene encoding moesin/ezrin/radixin homolog 1 isoform X2 — translated: MVVVSDSRVRLPRYGGVSVKRKTLNVRVTTMDAELEFAIQSTTTGKQLFDQVVKTIGLREVWFFGLQYTDSKGDSTWIKLYKKPESPAIKTIKYLKRVKKYVDKRTADSNGMSQAETSEEDDDADDMTGSMPFSTWVMNQDVKKENPLQFRFRAKFYPEDVAEELIQDITLRLFYLQVKNAILTDEIYCPPETSVLLASYAVQARHGDHNKTTHTAGFLANDRLLPQRVIDQHKMSKDEWEQSIMTWWQEHRSMLREDAMMEYLKIAQDLEMYGVNYFEIRNKKGTDLWLGVDALGLNIYEQDDRLTPKIGFPWSEIRNISFSEKKFIIKPIDKKAPDFMFFAPRVRINKRILALCMGNHELYMRRRKPDTIDVQQMKAQAREEKNAKQQEREKLQLALAARERAEKKQQEYEDRLKQMQEEMERSQRDLLEAQEMIRRLEEQLKQLQAAKDELELRQKELQSMLQRLEEAKNMEAVEKAKLEEEIMAKQMEVQRIQDEVNAKDEETKRLQDEVEEARRKQAEAAAALLAASTTPQHHHVAEDENENEEELTNGDAGGDVSRDLDTDEHIKDPIEDRRTLAERNERLHDQLKALKQDLAQSRDETKETANDKIHRENVRQGRDKYKTLREIRKGNTKRRVDQFENM
- the LOC6501887 gene encoding moesin/ezrin/radixin homolog 1 isoform X7 is translated as MSPKALNVRVTTMDAELEFAIQSTTTGKQLFDQVVKTIGLREVWFFGLQYTDSKGDSTWIKLYKKTGSMPFSTWVMNQDVKKENPLQFRFRAKFYPEDVAEELIQDITLRLFYLQVKNAILTDEIYCPPETSVLLASYAVQARHGDHNKTTHTAGFLANDRLLPQRVIDQHKMSKDEWEQSIMTWWQEHRSMLREDAMMEYLKIAQDLEMYGVNYFEIRNKKGTDLWLGVDALGLNIYEQDDRLTPKIGFPWSEIRNISFSEKKFIIKPIDKKAPDFMFFAPRVRINKRILALCMGNHELYMRRRKPDTIDVQQMKAQAREEKNAKQQEREKLQLALAARERAEKKQQEYEDRLKQMQEEMERSQRDLLEAQEMIRRLEEQLKQLQAAKDELELRQKELQSMLQRLEEAKNMEAVEKAKLEEEIMAKQMEVQRIQDEVNAKDEETKRLQDEVEEARRKQAEAAAALLAASTTPQHHHVAEDENENEEELTNGDAGGDVSRDLDTDEHIKDPIEDRRTLAERNERLHDQLKALKQDLAQSRDETKETANDKIHRENVRQGRDKYKTLREIRKGNTKRRVDQFENM
- the LOC6501887 gene encoding moesin/ezrin/radixin homolog 1 isoform X9, whose amino-acid sequence is MSPKALNVRVTTMDAELEFAIQSTTTGKQLFDQVVKTIGLREVWFFGLQYTDSKGDSTWIKLYKKVMNQDVKKENPLQFRFRAKFYPEDVAEELIQDITLRLFYLQVKNAILTDEIYCPPETSVLLASYAVQARHGDHNKTTHTAGFLANDRLLPQRVIDQHKMSKDEWEQSIMTWWQEHRSMLREDAMMEYLKIAQDLEMYGVNYFEIRNKKGTDLWLGVDALGLNIYEQDDRLTPKIGFPWSEIRNISFSEKKFIIKPIDKKAPDFMFFAPRVRINKRILALCMGNHELYMRRRKPDTIDVQQMKAQAREEKNAKQQEREKLQLALAARERAEKKQQEYEDRLKQMQEEMERSQRDLLEAQEMIRRLEEQLKQLQAAKDELELRQKELQSMLQRLEEAKNMEAVEKAKLEEEIMAKQMEVQRIQDEVNAKDEETKRLQDEVEEARRKQAEAAAALLAASTTPQHHHVAEDENENEEELTNGDAGGDVSRDLDTDEHIKDPIEDRRTLAERNERLHDQLKALKQDLAQSRDETKETANDKIHRENVRQGRDKYKTLREIRKGNTKRRVDQFENM
- the LOC6501887 gene encoding moesin/ezrin/radixin homolog 1 isoform X4, yielding MVVVSDSRVRLPRYGGVSVKRKTLNVRVTTMDAELEFAIQSTTTGKQLFDQVVKTIGLREVWFFGLQYTDSKGDSTWIKLYKKTGSMPFSTWVMNQDVKKENPLQFRFRAKFYPEDVAEELIQDITLRLFYLQVKNAILTDEIYCPPETSVLLASYAVQARHGDHNKTTHTAGFLANDRLLPQRVIDQHKMSKDEWEQSIMTWWQEHRSMLREDAMMEYLKIAQDLEMYGVNYFEIRNKKGTDLWLGVDALGLNIYEQDDRLTPKIGFPWSEIRNISFSEKKFIIKPIDKKAPDFMFFAPRVRINKRILALCMGNHELYMRRRKPDTIDVQQMKAQAREEKNAKQQEREKLQLALAARERAEKKQQEYEDRLKQMQEEMERSQRDLLEAQEMIRRLEEQLKQLQAAKDELELRQKELQSMLQRLEEAKNMEAVEKAKLEEEIMAKQMEVQRIQDEVNAKDEETKRLQDEVEEARRKQVSAAEAAAALLAASTTPQHHHVAEDENENEEELTNGDAGGDVSRDLDTDEHIKDPIEDRRTLAERNERLHDQLKALKQDLAQSRDETKETANDKIHRENVRQGRDKYKTLREIRKGNTKRRVDQFENM
- the LOC6501887 gene encoding moesin/ezrin/radixin homolog 1 isoform X3 encodes the protein MSPKALNVRVTTMDAELEFAIQSTTTGKQLFDQVVKTIGLREVWFFGLQYTDSKGDSTWIKLYKKPESPAIKTIKYLKRVKKYVDKRTADSNGMSQAETSEEDDDADDMTGSMPFSTWVMNQDVKKENPLQFRFRAKFYPEDVAEELIQDITLRLFYLQVKNAILTDEIYCPPETSVLLASYAVQARHGDHNKTTHTAGFLANDRLLPQRVIDQHKMSKDEWEQSIMTWWQEHRSMLREDAMMEYLKIAQDLEMYGVNYFEIRNKKGTDLWLGVDALGLNIYEQDDRLTPKIGFPWSEIRNISFSEKKFIIKPIDKKAPDFMFFAPRVRINKRILALCMGNHELYMRRRKPDTIDVQQMKAQAREEKNAKQQEREKLQLALAARERAEKKQQEYEDRLKQMQEEMERSQRDLLEAQEMIRRLEEQLKQLQAAKDELELRQKELQSMLQRLEEAKNMEAVEKAKLEEEIMAKQMEVQRIQDEVNAKDEETKRLQDEVEEARRKQVSAAEAAAALLAASTTPQHHHVAEDENENEEELTNGDAGGDVSRDLDTDEHIKDPIEDRRTLAERNERLHDQLKALKQDLAQSRDETKETANDKIHRENVRQGRDKYKTLREIRKGNTKRRVDQFENM
- the LOC6501887 gene encoding moesin/ezrin/radixin homolog 1 isoform X1 codes for the protein MVVVSDSRVRLPRYGGVSVKRKTLNVRVTTMDAELEFAIQSTTTGKQLFDQVVKTIGLREVWFFGLQYTDSKGDSTWIKLYKKPESPAIKTIKYLKRVKKYVDKRTADSNGMSQAETSEEDDDADDMTGSMPFSTWVMNQDVKKENPLQFRFRAKFYPEDVAEELIQDITLRLFYLQVKNAILTDEIYCPPETSVLLASYAVQARHGDHNKTTHTAGFLANDRLLPQRVIDQHKMSKDEWEQSIMTWWQEHRSMLREDAMMEYLKIAQDLEMYGVNYFEIRNKKGTDLWLGVDALGLNIYEQDDRLTPKIGFPWSEIRNISFSEKKFIIKPIDKKAPDFMFFAPRVRINKRILALCMGNHELYMRRRKPDTIDVQQMKAQAREEKNAKQQEREKLQLALAARERAEKKQQEYEDRLKQMQEEMERSQRDLLEAQEMIRRLEEQLKQLQAAKDELELRQKELQSMLQRLEEAKNMEAVEKAKLEEEIMAKQMEVQRIQDEVNAKDEETKRLQDEVEEARRKQVSAAEAAAALLAASTTPQHHHVAEDENENEEELTNGDAGGDVSRDLDTDEHIKDPIEDRRTLAERNERLHDQLKALKQDLAQSRDETKETANDKIHRENVRQGRDKYKTLREIRKGNTKRRVDQFENM
- the LOC6501887 gene encoding moesin/ezrin/radixin homolog 1 isoform X5, which translates into the protein MVVVSDSRVRLPRYGGVSVKRKTLNVRVTTMDAELEFAIQSTTTGKQLFDQVVKTIGLREVWFFGLQYTDSKGDSTWIKLYKKVMNQDVKKENPLQFRFRAKFYPEDVAEELIQDITLRLFYLQVKNAILTDEIYCPPETSVLLASYAVQARHGDHNKTTHTAGFLANDRLLPQRVIDQHKMSKDEWEQSIMTWWQEHRSMLREDAMMEYLKIAQDLEMYGVNYFEIRNKKGTDLWLGVDALGLNIYEQDDRLTPKIGFPWSEIRNISFSEKKFIIKPIDKKAPDFMFFAPRVRINKRILALCMGNHELYMRRRKPDTIDVQQMKAQAREEKNAKQQEREKLQLALAARERAEKKQQEYEDRLKQMQEEMERSQRDLLEAQEMIRRLEEQLKQLQAAKDELELRQKELQSMLQRLEEAKNMEAVEKAKLEEEIMAKQMEVQRIQDEVNAKDEETKRLQDEVEEARRKQVSAAEAAAALLAASTTPQHHHVAEDENENEEELTNGDAGGDVSRDLDTDEHIKDPIEDRRTLAERNERLHDQLKALKQDLAQSRDETKETANDKIHRENVRQGRDKYKTLREIRKGNTKRRVDQFENM
- the LOC6501887 gene encoding moesin/ezrin/radixin homolog 1 isoform X8, translated to MSPKALNVRVTTMDAELEFAIQSTTTGKQLFDQVVKTIGLREVWFFGLQYTDSKGDSTWIKLYKKVMNQDVKKENPLQFRFRAKFYPEDVAEELIQDITLRLFYLQVKNAILTDEIYCPPETSVLLASYAVQARHGDHNKTTHTAGFLANDRLLPQRVIDQHKMSKDEWEQSIMTWWQEHRSMLREDAMMEYLKIAQDLEMYGVNYFEIRNKKGTDLWLGVDALGLNIYEQDDRLTPKIGFPWSEIRNISFSEKKFIIKPIDKKAPDFMFFAPRVRINKRILALCMGNHELYMRRRKPDTIDVQQMKAQAREEKNAKQQEREKLQLALAARERAEKKQQEYEDRLKQMQEEMERSQRDLLEAQEMIRRLEEQLKQLQAAKDELELRQKELQSMLQRLEEAKNMEAVEKAKLEEEIMAKQMEVQRIQDEVNAKDEETKRLQDEVEEARRKQVSAAEAAAALLAASTTPQHHHVAEDENENEEELTNGDAGGDVSRDLDTDEHIKDPIEDRRTLAERNERLHDQLKALKQDLAQSRDETKETANDKIHRENVRQGRDKYKTLREIRKGNTKRRVDQFENM